One stretch of Caldinitratiruptor microaerophilus DNA includes these proteins:
- a CDS encoding transglycosylase domain-containing protein, which produces MDAGRSEIVRPAGPEVAPGQAAPGPAGSRVRRAVRGLLRSLKWTAALAALLVTANVAYALLTLPSFPPGGFAPGRASMVYDRDANPVGPLSGHVFRIPVRFGEIPRHLREAFVASEDVRFYQHPGVDLRGIARALWADLRAGGIREGGSTITQQVVKNALLSPRQTLRRKIQEAVLAIALERRYSKDEILTLYLNQIYLGGGAYGVGAAAQLYFRKPVSDLTLGEAATLAGLAPAPERYNPFRRPDLARERRNAVLDRMVAAGFLDPQQAEREKARPLRLRPGDPPERQDPHPWFTDVVRQELEARYGLDERVVGLMGLKVYTTLDRRTQQAAERALARPANFPRGAPEGLEAAVAAIDPRTGEVRALAGGRRYAVREGLNRATDARRQPGSAIKPVLVYAPAFELAGLTPDSEVDDSPLDIGGYRPQNPDGKFRGRVTVREAARLSLNVPAVRILQQVGVDRARRFAEGLGIPFDPSDRTLALALGGMARGVTPLELAAAYQAFANGGTYIGPHVIVRVEAADGVLPAREPVRRRAMSPRTAYWVTDVLRTAVRSGTGRAALLDRPMAGKTGTVELPATPEFEGVEGNSDAWFAGYTPDLVMAVWMGYDRTDRQHYLPPSVSGSTYPARIWRQIAANALAGRPPLEFPGPDGRIPPPPKPAPAPTPAPAPPEPAPVGPEPAPVPTPPLPAVVDLAAAPGPRPGTVALTWRVEAAAPAPAPGAPAAPDGPGAPGTGAPPPTPPDFAPAPAAVQYFVFRGDTPDVPADPDHLLQIVAAPPAVDAPPGPGTYYYRVAAVDPRTGQIGPPSAAVRVDVVAAPSDSGSAPATGPAQPPAEEAAPAPPEAGSGPGSPSGPTPGSPSGPTPGSPSGPTPGSPPGSGSGTSGTGAGPAPEAGGPGPGGESPPQVTPQGSAQAPPG; this is translated from the coding sequence ATGGACGCGGGCAGGAGTGAGATCGTCCGGCCGGCCGGTCCAGAGGTCGCGCCCGGGCAGGCGGCGCCCGGGCCGGCCGGGAGCCGGGTCCGCCGGGCCGTCCGGGGCCTCCTGCGGTCCCTGAAGTGGACCGCCGCCCTGGCGGCGCTGCTGGTCACGGCCAACGTGGCCTACGCCCTCCTGACCCTTCCCTCGTTTCCGCCGGGCGGGTTCGCCCCCGGCAGGGCGTCGATGGTCTACGACCGGGACGCCAACCCCGTCGGGCCGCTGAGCGGCCACGTCTTCCGCATCCCCGTGCGGTTCGGCGAGATCCCCCGGCACCTGCGGGAGGCGTTCGTCGCCTCCGAGGACGTCCGCTTCTACCAGCACCCGGGGGTCGACCTCCGTGGCATCGCCCGTGCCCTCTGGGCCGACCTGCGCGCCGGCGGGATCCGGGAGGGAGGCAGCACCATCACCCAGCAGGTCGTCAAGAACGCCCTGCTCTCTCCCCGGCAGACCCTGCGGCGCAAGATCCAGGAGGCCGTGCTGGCCATCGCCCTGGAGCGGCGCTACTCCAAGGACGAGATCCTCACCCTGTACCTCAACCAGATCTACCTGGGCGGCGGGGCGTACGGGGTGGGCGCGGCAGCGCAGCTGTACTTCCGCAAGCCGGTCTCCGACCTCACCCTGGGCGAGGCCGCCACCCTCGCCGGCCTGGCGCCCGCCCCGGAGCGGTACAACCCCTTCCGCCGGCCGGACCTCGCCCGGGAGCGGCGCAACGCCGTCCTCGACCGCATGGTGGCTGCCGGCTTCCTCGACCCGCAGCAGGCGGAGCGGGAGAAGGCCCGCCCCCTCCGGCTGCGGCCGGGCGATCCGCCGGAGCGCCAGGATCCCCACCCGTGGTTCACCGACGTGGTCCGGCAGGAGCTGGAGGCGCGCTACGGGCTGGACGAGCGCGTCGTCGGCCTCATGGGCCTCAAGGTCTACACGACCCTCGACCGCCGCACCCAGCAGGCCGCCGAGCGCGCCCTGGCCCGCCCCGCGAACTTCCCGCGCGGGGCGCCGGAGGGCCTCGAGGCGGCGGTGGCCGCCATCGACCCCCGGACCGGCGAAGTGCGCGCCCTCGCCGGCGGCCGGCGCTACGCCGTGCGCGAGGGCCTGAACCGGGCCACCGACGCCCGCCGCCAGCCCGGGTCGGCCATCAAGCCGGTGCTCGTCTACGCCCCGGCCTTCGAGCTGGCGGGCCTCACGCCGGACAGCGAGGTCGACGACAGCCCCCTCGACATCGGCGGCTACCGGCCCCAGAACCCGGACGGCAAGTTCCGCGGCCGGGTCACCGTCCGGGAGGCGGCCCGGCTCTCGCTGAACGTCCCCGCCGTCCGGATCCTGCAGCAGGTGGGGGTGGACCGGGCCCGCCGCTTCGCCGAGGGCCTCGGGATCCCGTTCGACCCGTCCGACCGCACCCTCGCCCTCGCCCTGGGCGGGATGGCGCGAGGGGTGACCCCCCTCGAGCTCGCCGCCGCCTACCAGGCGTTCGCCAACGGGGGCACATACATCGGGCCCCACGTCATCGTCCGCGTCGAGGCGGCCGACGGCGTGCTCCCCGCCCGGGAGCCCGTCCGCCGCCGGGCGATGAGCCCCCGCACGGCCTACTGGGTCACCGACGTCCTCCGCACCGCCGTCCGATCCGGCACCGGCCGCGCCGCCCTCCTCGACCGGCCCATGGCCGGCAAGACCGGCACCGTGGAACTCCCGGCCACGCCCGAGTTCGAGGGCGTAGAGGGCAACAGCGACGCCTGGTTCGCCGGCTACACCCCCGACCTCGTCATGGCCGTCTGGATGGGCTACGACCGCACCGACCGCCAGCACTACCTGCCGCCGTCCGTCAGCGGCTCGACCTACCCCGCGCGCATCTGGCGCCAGATCGCCGCCAACGCCCTCGCCGGCCGTCCACCGCTGGAGTTCCCCGGCCCCGACGGCCGCATCCCGCCGCCGCCGAAGCCCGCGCCCGCCCCGACGCCCGCGCCGGCGCCGCCCGAGCCCGCCCCGGTCGGGCCCGAACCGGCCCCCGTCCCCACGCCGCCGCTTCCGGCCGTGGTCGACCTCGCCGCCGCGCCCGGGCCGCGGCCGGGCACCGTGGCGCTCACGTGGCGGGTCGAGGCCGCCGCGCCCGCCCCCGCGCCCGGCGCCCCGGCCGCGCCCGACGGGCCCGGCGCCCCCGGCACCGGCGCGCCCCCGCCGACCCCGCCGGACTTCGCCCCGGCGCCCGCCGCCGTCCAGTACTTCGTGTTCCGGGGCGACACCCCGGACGTGCCGGCTGATCCGGACCACCTCCTCCAGATCGTCGCCGCGCCCCCGGCCGTCGATGCCCCACCCGGGCCGGGCACGTACTACTATCGCGTTGCCGCGGTCGACCCCCGCACGGGGCAGATCGGGCCCCCGTCGGCGGCGGTGCGGGTGGACGTGGTGGCGGCGCCGTCCGACTCCGGCAGTGCGCCTGCCACCGGGCCGGCCCAGCCCCCGGCGGAGGAGGCGGCGCCAGCGCCTCCCGAAGCCGGGTCCGGGCCCGGCTCCCCGTCCGGCCCCACGCCCGGCTCTCCGTCCGGCCCCACGCCCGGCTCTCCGTCCGGCCCTACGCCGGGTTCTCCGCCCGGCTCGGGGTCCGGCACTTCCGGCACCGGCGCCGGCCCGGCTCCCGAAGCGGGTGGCCCGGGTCCCGGCGGCGAGTCGCCGCCGCAGGTGACGCCCCAGGGTTCCGCCCAGGCCCCACCAGGGTGA
- a CDS encoding helix-turn-helix transcriptional regulator: MNRSAMARLQFIHDRIRGGHYPNATNLARELEVSRRTVQRDIEFMKDQLRAPIEYDSRRRGFYYTRPDFVLPSLPLTPREIAALHTAAHLLGLVAGSVLEAPVRSLIDKLVAALPATVSLGCDTPDELSFGLPAIRGDEAQVVETLGLLQEAIVTHRTVDVLYYTAYRNDWRRRRLDPYHLHYRDGAWYAIAWCHWRQRVLTFAVDRMHDVRLTSKAFQVRAGFDAREYLRTAWRIEAGDPVPVAVRFAPSVARYVRERRWHPTQEMQEEPDGSLILRVRVAGLGEVARWVLQFGGGAEVLEPATLRTLVAREAAALAAKYGGRGTIPGPDAQSGRIVSASPNMRSRQLL, from the coding sequence ATGAACCGGTCCGCGATGGCCCGCCTGCAGTTCATCCACGACCGGATCCGCGGCGGCCACTATCCGAACGCCACGAACCTGGCGCGGGAACTGGAGGTCAGCCGCCGCACCGTCCAGCGCGACATCGAGTTCATGAAGGACCAGTTGCGAGCCCCGATCGAGTACGACTCCCGCCGGCGGGGCTTTTACTACACCCGCCCGGACTTCGTGTTGCCGTCCCTGCCGCTCACTCCTCGGGAGATCGCCGCCCTCCACACCGCGGCCCACCTGCTCGGCCTGGTGGCCGGTTCCGTGCTGGAGGCGCCGGTCCGGAGCCTGATCGACAAGCTCGTGGCCGCGCTGCCGGCCACCGTGTCGCTGGGATGCGACACACCCGACGAGCTGAGCTTCGGCCTGCCCGCCATCCGGGGCGACGAAGCCCAGGTCGTCGAAACGCTGGGGCTCCTGCAGGAAGCCATCGTGACGCATCGCACCGTCGACGTGCTCTACTACACCGCGTACCGCAACGACTGGCGCCGCCGCCGGCTCGACCCGTACCACCTCCACTACCGTGACGGGGCCTGGTACGCGATCGCCTGGTGCCACTGGCGCCAGCGCGTCCTCACCTTCGCGGTCGACCGGATGCACGACGTGCGGCTCACGTCGAAGGCATTCCAGGTCCGTGCCGGTTTCGACGCGCGGGAGTACCTCCGAACCGCCTGGCGGATCGAAGCCGGCGACCCGGTACCCGTCGCCGTCCGGTTCGCCCCGTCCGTGGCCCGGTACGTGCGCGAGCGACGCTGGCACCCGACGCAGGAGATGCAGGAAGAACCCGACGGCAGCCTCATCCTGCGTGTCCGGGTCGCCGGCCTGGGGGAAGTCGCCCGGTGGGTGCTGCAGTTCGGTGGTGGGGCGGAGGTACTTGAACCCGCAACTCTGCGAACACTGGTGGCCCGGGAGGCTGCAGCGTTGGCGGCAAAGTATGGCGGCAGGGGGACGATTCCTGGCCCTGATGCTCAGTCAGGCCGGATCGTATCTGCCTCACCGAACATGCGATCTCGTCAGCTGTTGTAG
- a CDS encoding CRISPR-associated endonuclease Cas3'' yields MTWLAHSAFEGNEGHDLKEHLYSVAALTRQFATALGAPEWGWWAGLWHDIGKIHPLFQAYLKDSKVARGPDHKGAGTVMAFRHAQPLAFVIAGHHGGLHSLGDLKSHIHEWMRSSHVQEALAQAKSHFSDLEPHAPLPTPQHLRGPLEQEFFIRLLFSSLVDADRLDTEAYFHPDLANLRVAPVRMDELWRLFEANQRNITGKPGVVGQVRHEAYLACLRAALESPGWFRLTVPTGGGKTRSTLAFGLRHALLHGLDRVIVAIPYTSIVEQTVDVYRDILGVGAVLEHHSSMEGPADPLNPTPAERWAELAAENWDAPVIVTTTVQLFESLFTNHPSKARKLHNLVRSVIILDEAQSLPPGLLEPILDGLRQLTVHYGATVVLATATQPALDDSPVLHGLPGIREIAPEHPRWYQELRRVDFSVVPPDESWPWERVAEEMRSRPQVLTIVNTRADAARLLEALGDPEVLHLSSMLCGAHRRAVLAEVKRRLTKGLPCRLVTTQVVEAGVDLDFPVVFRAVGPLDRIVQAAGRCNREGRLTRGLMTVFTPAEGGLPRGAYSTATHIAQKFMAFPDFDFYDPGLFLDYFREVYRHTDTDANRVQKLRASFDFPAVAREFRMIPSDTLPLVVPYWEVAPGDVQARQAASRISELRRGERMPPRSVWRQLQPYIVQVDRRQLGAYPRGLAIEIVPGLWEWRGRYDRVRGLVNEPLAPEDVVV; encoded by the coding sequence GTGACCTGGTTGGCCCACTCTGCCTTCGAGGGAAATGAAGGTCACGACCTCAAGGAGCACCTCTATTCGGTGGCAGCCCTCACGAGGCAGTTCGCGACAGCTCTGGGCGCACCGGAGTGGGGATGGTGGGCTGGGCTCTGGCATGACATCGGGAAGATCCATCCGTTGTTCCAAGCGTACTTGAAGGACAGCAAGGTAGCCCGCGGTCCCGATCATAAGGGAGCGGGCACAGTCATGGCCTTTCGTCATGCGCAGCCTCTGGCTTTTGTGATCGCCGGCCACCACGGTGGGTTGCACAGCTTGGGAGATCTCAAGAGCCATATCCACGAGTGGATGCGCTCATCCCATGTGCAGGAAGCCCTTGCACAAGCTAAGTCCCATTTCTCCGATCTGGAACCACATGCGCCCTTGCCTACGCCGCAGCATCTTAGAGGGCCACTTGAGCAGGAGTTCTTCATTCGATTGCTCTTCTCTTCCCTGGTTGACGCGGACCGGCTTGATACTGAAGCGTATTTCCATCCTGACTTGGCAAACCTGCGCGTTGCGCCCGTCCGCATGGACGAGTTGTGGCGATTGTTCGAGGCTAACCAACGGAACATCACGGGTAAGCCAGGTGTGGTTGGGCAGGTTCGGCACGAAGCGTATCTCGCGTGTTTGCGAGCCGCGCTGGAGTCGCCTGGCTGGTTCCGCCTTACGGTTCCCACGGGTGGAGGTAAGACCCGTTCGACCCTTGCGTTCGGCCTTCGTCATGCGTTGCTACACGGTCTCGATCGGGTCATCGTTGCCATCCCCTACACGAGCATCGTCGAGCAGACTGTCGACGTGTACCGCGACATCCTCGGCGTGGGAGCCGTATTGGAGCACCACAGTAGCATGGAAGGTCCTGCAGATCCCCTGAACCCCACGCCCGCTGAGCGGTGGGCGGAACTCGCAGCAGAGAACTGGGATGCTCCTGTGATTGTAACCACCACGGTCCAGCTTTTCGAAAGTCTTTTCACGAACCACCCGTCAAAGGCCAGGAAGCTCCACAACCTTGTGCGTAGCGTCATTATCCTCGACGAGGCCCAGTCGCTCCCACCTGGCCTTCTGGAACCGATTCTCGACGGTTTACGGCAGTTAACTGTCCATTACGGTGCAACGGTTGTTCTCGCTACGGCCACTCAACCTGCTCTGGACGACAGCCCCGTCTTGCATGGGCTGCCGGGCATTCGCGAGATCGCTCCTGAGCACCCCCGCTGGTATCAGGAGTTACGTCGAGTTGACTTCTCAGTGGTACCACCTGATGAGTCGTGGCCGTGGGAGCGGGTAGCGGAGGAGATGCGCTCCCGCCCCCAGGTTTTAACAATAGTGAACACGAGAGCAGACGCCGCTCGCTTGTTGGAGGCCTTGGGAGATCCTGAGGTCCTGCATCTATCGTCTATGCTCTGTGGCGCGCACCGGCGGGCGGTCCTTGCCGAGGTGAAGCGTCGGCTTACGAAGGGGCTTCCGTGTCGGCTTGTCACGACTCAAGTGGTCGAGGCGGGCGTGGACCTGGATTTCCCAGTCGTGTTCCGTGCCGTTGGCCCCCTGGATCGGATCGTTCAAGCTGCAGGTAGGTGCAACCGTGAAGGCCGTCTCACGCGAGGCCTGATGACAGTTTTCACGCCGGCAGAGGGCGGTCTCCCAAGAGGTGCATACTCTACAGCCACTCATATTGCCCAGAAGTTCATGGCATTCCCGGACTTCGACTTCTATGACCCTGGGCTTTTCCTTGACTACTTCCGGGAGGTTTACCGTCACACAGATACTGACGCTAATCGCGTACAGAAGCTGCGCGCAAGCTTCGATTTCCCAGCAGTAGCTAGGGAATTCCGCATGATTCCGTCGGACACACTGCCGCTCGTCGTGCCGTACTGGGAGGTCGCCCCCGGTGACGTGCAAGCGCGACAGGCCGCTTCTCGAATTTCAGAACTACGGAGGGGTGAACGTATGCCCCCACGGTCCGTTTGGCGGCAGTTGCAGCCCTACATCGTCCAAGTGGACCGGAGACAACTGGGTGCCTATCCTAGGGGCCTGGCAATAGAGATCGTCCCTGGACTGTGGGAGTGGCGCGGTCGGTACGACCGCGTCCGCGGGCTTGTTAACGAACCCCTGGCACCTGAGGACGTCGTAGTCTGA
- the cas5c gene encoding type I-C CRISPR-associated protein Cas5c: MSTWPPLEVKVWGDYACFTRPETKVERVSYPVVTPSAARGILEAIFWKPEFAWRIREIWVLRPIRYVSMVRNEVNSKISFAAAQRWMANGGGFFADEDRAQRHTLALYNVAYVIRADVEPRSGTAADIAKYRDQFRRRVRRGECFHRPYLGTREFAAFFGPLDGTETPIDYSAPLGRMLFDLEYEKDGSGRGTPRFFEASLDRGVLRVPPDLYGG, translated from the coding sequence TTGAGCACGTGGCCTCCGCTGGAGGTGAAGGTGTGGGGCGACTACGCCTGTTTCACTCGACCCGAGACGAAAGTCGAGCGGGTTTCCTACCCCGTCGTGACGCCCTCTGCTGCCCGCGGCATCCTTGAGGCTATTTTCTGGAAGCCCGAATTCGCGTGGCGCATTCGAGAGATTTGGGTACTCCGCCCCATCCGGTACGTATCGATGGTGCGGAACGAGGTGAACTCGAAAATTTCCTTTGCCGCCGCGCAGCGTTGGATGGCAAATGGCGGTGGTTTCTTCGCAGACGAGGATCGGGCTCAACGACACACCCTAGCACTCTACAACGTGGCCTACGTCATTCGAGCCGATGTCGAGCCGCGTTCCGGTACTGCTGCCGATATCGCCAAGTACAGGGATCAGTTCCGGCGTAGGGTCCGACGCGGGGAGTGTTTCCACCGGCCGTATCTAGGCACGCGGGAATTTGCTGCTTTCTTCGGACCGCTGGATGGTACCGAAACACCCATCGACTACAGTGCTCCGTTGGGCAGGATGCTGTTTGACCTCGAGTACGAAAAGGACGGGTCTGGGCGCGGGACTCCTCGCTTCTTCGAGGCAAGCCTCGACCGTGGTGTCTTGCGCGTGCCCCCGGACCTGTATGGGGGGTGA
- the cas8c gene encoding type I-C CRISPR-associated protein Cas8c/Csd1 encodes MKYAMLLQRLNEYADRLRLPPPMYGPTAVRWVIHLDTDGRMLQMVETTGGTTKSTQRGKVMLTPQIGRTVAIRAKLLADNGEYVLGIPRKPEDADKVVLRHRAFIDLVRECALATGELTVKAVLQFLEGLPHGLRLPSGFDPADNITFEVAGIRPIDLPVIQRFWAKRAGAEKENADDDTGRVATCLVCGELKQVVARLPFKLKSIPGGQTSGIALVSANAPAFESYGLEASHVAPICHQCAERTHKSINALLADPNTHLVVGPIVYVAWTREPVEQNFLNLLSRPDPAEVRALIASVYTGRAGSLELDDTQYYAVAFSASGGRAVVRDWLDTTVGEVRRNLARFFMLQRIIGPDGNEPAPLGIFALSAAAVRDASRDLPPELPKALIRCALAGTWIPSWILAQAIRRARVEQRVTRQRAALIRLSYLSYMRIEKEDELMQLDRTQRDPAYHCGRLLAVLEEIQHAAVPGAKATLLDRFYGAASASPATVFGTLFRTAQSHLGKLRKDRPRLYNVFQQRLMEVQESITYFPATLNLGEQALFTLGYYHQRAADLAAARARSQKAEDTETDESDDE; translated from the coding sequence GTGAAATACGCCATGCTCTTACAGCGGCTGAACGAGTATGCGGATCGGTTGCGGCTGCCGCCACCGATGTACGGCCCCACCGCGGTTCGCTGGGTGATCCACCTTGATACCGACGGGCGAATGTTGCAGATGGTCGAGACAACCGGCGGGACCACGAAAAGTACACAGCGGGGCAAAGTAATGTTGACGCCGCAGATCGGGCGAACAGTAGCGATTCGAGCCAAGTTACTTGCTGACAACGGTGAGTACGTTCTAGGCATTCCCCGCAAGCCTGAGGACGCAGACAAGGTGGTGTTGCGTCACCGAGCTTTTATAGACCTAGTTCGTGAATGCGCCCTCGCCACGGGAGAGCTCACGGTGAAGGCCGTTCTACAGTTCCTCGAGGGATTGCCGCATGGTCTTCGCTTGCCCAGCGGCTTCGATCCGGCGGATAACATCACCTTCGAGGTCGCTGGGATCCGTCCCATTGACTTGCCGGTTATCCAACGCTTTTGGGCCAAGCGCGCGGGCGCGGAGAAGGAGAATGCGGACGACGATACTGGCCGGGTCGCCACGTGCTTGGTTTGCGGCGAATTAAAGCAAGTTGTCGCGCGGCTACCCTTCAAGCTAAAGAGCATTCCGGGAGGACAAACCTCTGGAATTGCCCTCGTCTCCGCCAATGCACCAGCGTTCGAGTCCTATGGCCTCGAAGCCTCGCATGTCGCACCGATTTGCCACCAGTGTGCTGAGCGGACCCACAAGTCGATAAATGCGCTCCTGGCCGACCCTAACACGCATCTGGTCGTCGGTCCGATCGTGTACGTGGCGTGGACACGGGAGCCTGTGGAGCAGAATTTCTTGAATCTTCTCTCGCGTCCGGATCCTGCCGAAGTTCGTGCCTTGATTGCTTCCGTATACACGGGCCGAGCGGGTTCCCTAGAACTGGATGACACGCAGTACTACGCGGTGGCCTTCTCTGCCAGCGGTGGACGAGCGGTCGTACGCGATTGGCTTGATACAACGGTGGGGGAAGTGAGACGCAATCTTGCCCGCTTCTTCATGCTACAACGTATCATCGGTCCAGATGGCAACGAGCCCGCGCCCCTCGGGATCTTCGCCTTGTCCGCAGCAGCTGTTCGGGATGCCTCGCGGGACCTACCTCCAGAGCTTCCCAAGGCGTTGATTCGATGCGCGTTGGCCGGGACGTGGATTCCCAGCTGGATCCTTGCCCAGGCAATCAGGCGAGCCCGCGTGGAACAGCGGGTGACCCGTCAGCGTGCGGCTCTAATCCGTTTGTCCTATCTCTCCTACATGCGGATCGAAAAGGAGGATGAGTTGATGCAGTTGGATCGTACGCAGAGAGATCCGGCTTACCACTGCGGCCGCCTTCTCGCTGTTCTTGAGGAAATCCAGCACGCGGCCGTACCGGGTGCAAAGGCCACGCTATTGGACCGATTCTACGGTGCTGCTTCCGCAAGCCCAGCCACCGTTTTCGGAACTCTCTTCCGTACCGCCCAGTCGCACCTGGGTAAGCTGCGTAAGGACCGTCCGCGCCTTTACAACGTGTTCCAGCAACGACTCATGGAAGTACAGGAATCGATCACGTACTTCCCGGCAACGTTGAACCTCGGGGAACAGGCACTTTTCACTCTTGGCTACTACCACCAGCGGGCGGCCGATCTGGCCGCCGCCAGGGCTCGCTCTCAGAAAGCGGAAGATACGGAAACCGACGAGTCTGATGACGAGTGA
- the cas7c gene encoding type I-C CRISPR-associated protein Cas7/Csd2, with protein MSVHLDPERRHDFVILFDVTDGNPNGDPDAGNLPRVDPETMQGLVTDVSIKRRIRNWVDATRGTEERMKIYVQTRGEALNDLHQRAYDALGLRSTGARQDRETVEQARAWMCWNFWDIRTFGAVMTTGVNCGQVRGPVQLTFARSIDPIVPLDLAITRVAVTRAEDAKVVVGDEGVGESGGKTTEMGRKAIVPYGLYKGYGFVNPIFARQTGFSKEDLDLFWTALIMCWDLDRSSSRGRMACRGLYVFTHDSPLGKAPAHTLLDRVRVQRRDGVVSPRSFGDYTVVVDDKDLPDGVTLTRLVG; from the coding sequence ATGTCCGTGCACCTGGACCCCGAAAGGCGCCACGATTTCGTAATACTGTTTGATGTCACCGACGGTAACCCGAATGGAGATCCCGATGCCGGGAACCTGCCGCGCGTCGACCCGGAGACCATGCAGGGCCTGGTGACTGACGTATCCATCAAGCGGCGGATACGCAACTGGGTCGATGCCACGCGGGGCACAGAGGAACGCATGAAGATCTACGTTCAGACTCGAGGCGAAGCCCTCAACGACTTGCACCAGCGGGCGTATGACGCGTTGGGCCTCCGGTCCACGGGGGCTCGGCAGGACCGCGAAACCGTCGAACAAGCCCGTGCGTGGATGTGCTGGAACTTTTGGGACATCCGTACGTTCGGTGCGGTGATGACCACAGGGGTCAATTGCGGTCAGGTGCGCGGTCCAGTGCAGCTAACGTTTGCCCGCTCCATCGACCCAATCGTACCTCTCGACCTCGCGATCACTCGGGTAGCGGTCACGCGCGCCGAGGACGCCAAGGTTGTGGTCGGTGACGAAGGTGTGGGCGAGTCCGGCGGTAAGACGACGGAGATGGGACGCAAGGCGATCGTGCCCTACGGGCTGTACAAGGGCTACGGCTTCGTAAACCCGATCTTTGCCCGCCAGACTGGGTTCAGTAAAGAAGACCTCGACCTCTTCTGGACTGCGCTCATCATGTGCTGGGACCTTGATCGATCGTCCAGTCGGGGAAGGATGGCCTGCCGCGGACTATACGTGTTCACGCATGATTCGCCCTTGGGAAAGGCCCCCGCCCACACTTTACTGGACCGGGTCCGGGTCCAACGTCGGGACGGTGTGGTATCCCCGAGAAGCTTTGGTGACTACACGGTTGTCGTCGATGACAAGGACCTGCCTGACGGAGTCACCCTTACTCGGCTGGTGGGGTGA
- the cas4 gene encoding CRISPR-associated protein Cas4, which yields MVTGAVPDEYWVPISALQHYSYCPRQCALIHLEQTFDENLYTLRGRAVHERVDVPGVAVEAGVRIERGLVLWSDRLGLVGKADVVEFHGEVPYPVEYKHGSRRASEHDDLQLCAQALCLEEMLGVPVPRGAIYHHSSRHRREVVFTPELRERVTVVLQEVRALLSARLLPPAVNDTRCPRCSLIDSCLPRPVQDRRRIEDLLQEVFNTGLEEGETSA from the coding sequence GTGGTTACGGGCGCCGTCCCTGATGAGTACTGGGTCCCCATCTCGGCCCTGCAGCACTACTCATACTGCCCACGGCAGTGTGCGCTGATCCACCTTGAGCAGACCTTCGATGAGAACCTGTACACGCTCCGAGGTCGCGCCGTCCACGAGCGTGTCGACGTTCCGGGGGTAGCCGTCGAAGCTGGCGTCCGAATTGAACGCGGGCTTGTACTCTGGTCGGACCGATTGGGCCTCGTTGGTAAGGCCGATGTGGTTGAGTTTCACGGCGAGGTCCCCTACCCTGTCGAGTACAAGCACGGTTCGCGCAGAGCTTCGGAACACGACGACCTTCAGCTATGTGCTCAGGCTCTCTGCCTCGAGGAGATGCTCGGGGTCCCTGTGCCCAGGGGAGCGATTTACCACCACAGTTCGAGACACAGGCGTGAGGTTGTGTTTACACCAGAGTTGCGAGAACGTGTGACGGTTGTCTTGCAAGAGGTGCGGGCGCTGTTGAGCGCCCGACTTTTGCCTCCTGCCGTTAACGATACCCGTTGTCCCCGGTGCTCCCTAATCGACTCATGTCTACCTCGACCGGTCCAGGACAGGCGGCGAATAGAAGACCTTTTGCAGGAGGTGTTCAACACCGGTTTAGAGGAGGGAGAAACCAGTGCTTGA